TTCGCCAATTATGTTTGGCTAATTGATGAATACACTTTTCTCGGTCTCTTTACGTCAATTTTATTTATGAGGTGGAAGTATGGAATTAATAGAAATAAAGCATGAATTAGACAAAATTGCTAAACGAATCGAAGACTTTAGGGGGTCTCTTTGACTTAGAGGCAAAGAAAGCTCGAATTGCAGAATTAGAGATGCAAATGGCTGACCCTAATTTCTGGAATGATCAAGACAGTGCCCAAAAAACGATTAATGAAGCAAATGGTCTCAAGAGCTATGTAAATAGCTTCGAAGAAATAGAAGAGCGATGGGAAAATATGGAGGTTTCCTATGAGCTTGTAAAAGAAGAAAATGATCAGGAGTTATTTGAAGAGTTACAGGAAGATTTAGCTGGATTCATCTCAGATGTTAATGATTTTGAACTGCAAATGCTATTAAGTGAATCCTATGATGCAAATAACGCAATTCTTGAGCTGCATCCAGGTGCTGGGGGAACAGAATCACAGGACTGGGCCAGCATGCTATTGCGAATGTATCAGCGCTTTGCCGAGGATAAAGAATTTAAGGTAGAGACATTGGATTATCAGCCTGGTGATGAGGCAGGTGTAAAAAGTGTTACCCTGCTGATAAAAGGACATAATGCCTATGGTTACTTGAAAGCTGAAAAAGGTGTACACCGTCTTGTTCGTATATCCCCATTTGATTCATCAGGCCGCCGGCATACTTCATTTGTTTCTTGCGATGTCACACCAGAGATGACAGATGATGTAGATATCGAAATTCGATCAGAGGACATTAAGGTAGATACGTACCGAGCAAGTGGTGCTGGAGGTCAGCATGTAAATACAACTGATTCAGCGGTTCGGATAACTCATTTACCAACAAATACAATAGTTACATGTCAAAATGAACGTTCTCAAATTAAAAATCGTGAGGCAGCAATGAAAATGTTAAAATCAAAGCTTTACCAATTAGAAATTGAACGACAACAGCAAGAACTGGATGACATTCGCGGCGAACAGAAAGAAATTGGCTGGGGAAGTCAAATCCGCTCCTATGTATTCCACCCTTATTCGATGGTAAAAGACCATCGTACAAATGTGGAAACCGGAAACACGCAAGCTGTCATGGATGGGGATCTTAGTGTTTTCATCGATGCTTACTTAAGATCACAAATAAAATAAGACAAAATAAGTCTCATTCCAACAGAATGAGACTTATTTTGTCTTATAGAATAACTTGCTATTGTTTCATAAATTTGCCATAATCCCCTGCATTCATTGATTTAGCAATAGTACACGGTGATTTCAGCAATGTAAACGGTTATATCAATGGTTTTAATCTAAATGAAAAGGGTTATAATAGGTATGTAAGGTTTATATAAGTGTAAAGGGGACTATTGAAATGAAAAAATGGTTAGTAGCTGTTTTGTTTGGTGCATTACTTGTTCTAGGTGCTTGTGGTGCAGGCGAGGACAATGCATCAGATGATGCGGGAACGGACGATTCCAATGGTACAGTAGAAACCACTGATGGTGAAGAAGTATTCAAAGCTAATTGTGCTTCATGCCATGGAGCTGATCTTTCAGGCGGCGCGGGACCATCGTTAGCGCAAGTAGGATCTAAATACTCGCAAGAAGAAATTGCTGAGATTGTTAAAAACGGAAAAGGCAGCATGCCAGCGGTTAATGTAGCTGGTGAAGACCTTGATGCTTTAACAAGCTGGTTAGCAGAAAAAAAATAACCTCAAAACGGAAAAAGCCCTTGCAGGCAAATGCTGCAAGGGCTTTTTATATTTCTTCGCAGATATATTTCATTCTTTACATGTTGAAATATAATTGTAATAATTTTATGTCTAAAAATGCTGTAGAAAGATGTTATAATGAGTAGGAAATATTTGAGACTTGTTCGGAAGAGTGCTAGATTCTTATATTTGATTACAAGATTTGACAGCCAGGAACAACAACTAAAAACAAAAAGGTGATATTTAGATGATATTAATGAAAGATGTATATAAGACTTATGACAATGGTGTCACCGCATTAAATGGTATCAACGTTGATATAGAGCAAGGTGAATTTGTATATATTGTTGGTCCCAGTGGTGCAGGAAAATCGACATTTATTAAATTAATATACAGAGAAGAAAGACCAACCAGTGGTTCAATTATTATCGCAGATACAGATTTAGGTGATATTAAAGAGCGAAAAGTTCCTTTTTTACGACGAAATATTGGTGTCGTATTCCAAGATTTTAAGCTGCTTCCCAAAATGTCAGTATATGAAAATGTTGCATTTGCGCTTGAAGTAATCGAAGAATCACCAAAAAGTATTCGCAAGCAAGTAATGGATGTATTAGAAGTAGTAGGATTAAAAAATAAAGTACGTTCCCTTCCAAGTGAATTATCGGGTGGAGAGCAGCAGCGTGTTTCTATTGCACGTGCGATTGTCAACCATCCTCAGATTGTGATTGCGGATGAGCCAACTGGAAATCTGGATCCCGATACATCATGGGAAATAATGAAAACTTTTGAAGAAATTAATGCTAGAGGTACTACAATTATCATGGCCACTCACAGCAAGGAAATTGTTAACACAATTAAAAAACGAGTAATTGCCATTGAAGGCGGTATGATCGTTAGAGATGAGCAAAGAGGAGAATACGGCTATGAGATTTAGAACTTTAATGCGACATGTGCGTGAAGGATTTAAAAATATTTTTCGTAATGGCTGGATGACAATTGCTTCTGTTGGCGCCGTTACAACAACATTAATTTTAGTGGCAGTTTTCTTAGCATTAGTACTTAATTTGAATGAGATGGCGAAGAGTATTGAAGACGATGTACAGATTAATACGATGATAGACCTTACAGCGACAGAGGATGACATTGTTGAACTTGGTGAAGCAATTGAACAGATTGAAGGAATTGATTCTGTATCATTTTCTTCCAACGATGATGAACTGGAAAAACTGATTCAAAGTATGGGAGAAGAAGGGGAAGCTTGGCATTTATTTGAACAGGATAACCCGCTGAACCATGTTTATATCGTAAGAGCGCTAGTTCCGGAGGATACAGAACGCATTGCTTCAGAAATTGCTGCGTTCGATCACGTTGATCAAGTAAATTATGGACGAGATGTTGTAGATCAATTATTTGAGTTTAATAACTATGCAAGAACGATTGGACTTGTTTTAGTGGTTGCGCTTGTATTCACGGCAATTTTCTTAATTTCGAACACGATAAAAATTACAATTATGGCACGAAGTACAGAAATTAGCATTCAGAAGCTTGTAGGAGCAACTAATGGTTTTATTCGCTGGCCATTCTTTATTGAAGGACTGCTGCTTGGAATATTAGGATCTATCGTACCGATTGCAGTAATTTTAGGTGGCTACTATTACTTATACACAAACTTTAATGACCGAATTACATTTAGCTTCGTTGAAATGTTGCCATTTAGCCCATTTGCATGGCAGTTATCACTAATGATACTTGCTATAGGTGCAGTAATTGGTATATGGGGAAGCGTTATGAGTGTACGTAAATTCCTTAAGGTCTAACAGATAATGCAGATATGCTCGAACCAGCTTAAGAAAAACAATTTTCTAAAGCTGGTCTGAGTTTTTACATAACAGGTCATACAGCATATAAGCTTCTTGGACAAGCTTTCTTAGAGCATAAAGTTTGTTTGGAAGCTTAAACTATTTTAATTGTTACCTGGGAAGTCATAGGATACCTAGACAACTAGAGTGAACAGAAAAGCAAGAAGGCACTTGCAATATATTAGGTGAAGAGGGGAAATAGAGTGAAAAAAGCAGTATCTAGTATACTTATCACAGCTTTAGCATTTATGGCAATACCAATTAGTGGGTTGCATGTCTCTGCAGAATCGATTGGTGATATAGAGAAGAAGATTAATGATTTGGAAGAAGAACAGTCTGGATTGAATGAGGAAAAAAGCAATCTGGAAGGCAACAGAAAAGATACGGAAGAAAAACTAAATAAGAACAAATCAGATCAAAACAATGTCGAGCAAGAAATTAATTCAATCGATGAGGAGTTATCTACTACACAAAATGATATTAATCAAAAAGAAAATGAGATAACGGAAACCAATAATGAAATTGAAACCTTGTCAAATAAAATTAATGAGCTGACTGATCGAATTGCAGCTTTAAAAGAAGAAATTGAAATATTAGAAGATCGAATTGAAAAAAGGGATGCATTATTAAAGCAGCGTCTTCGTACCATTCAGCAAAATGGTGGCGATATGAAATATATAGAGGTTATTTTTGGTGCAAGTAGTTTCGGAGATTTTATTAGTAGATCATCAGCAGTAAACACAATCATGGATTCTGATAAAACGATTATGGAAGCACAGGCAGCTGACAAGAAAGAACTTCAGGCAAATAAAA
This region of Oceanobacillus sp. FSL K6-2867 genomic DNA includes:
- the cccB gene encoding cytochrome c551: MKKWLVAVLFGALLVLGACGAGEDNASDDAGTDDSNGTVETTDGEEVFKANCASCHGADLSGGAGPSLAQVGSKYSQEEIAEIVKNGKGSMPAVNVAGEDLDALTSWLAEKK
- the prfB gene encoding peptide chain release factor 2 (programmed frameshift) codes for the protein MELIEIKHELDKIAKRIEDFRGSLDLEAKKARIAELEMQMADPNFWNDQDSAQKTINEANGLKSYVNSFEEIEERWENMEVSYELVKEENDQELFEELQEDLAGFISDVNDFELQMLLSESYDANNAILELHPGAGGTESQDWASMLLRMYQRFAEDKEFKVETLDYQPGDEAGVKSVTLLIKGHNAYGYLKAEKGVHRLVRISPFDSSGRRHTSFVSCDVTPEMTDDVDIEIRSEDIKVDTYRASGAGGQHVNTTDSAVRITHLPTNTIVTCQNERSQIKNREAAMKMLKSKLYQLEIERQQQELDDIRGEQKEIGWGSQIRSYVFHPYSMVKDHRTNVETGNTQAVMDGDLSVFIDAYLRSQIK
- the ftsX gene encoding permease-like cell division protein FtsX, which translates into the protein MRFRTLMRHVREGFKNIFRNGWMTIASVGAVTTTLILVAVFLALVLNLNEMAKSIEDDVQINTMIDLTATEDDIVELGEAIEQIEGIDSVSFSSNDDELEKLIQSMGEEGEAWHLFEQDNPLNHVYIVRALVPEDTERIASEIAAFDHVDQVNYGRDVVDQLFEFNNYARTIGLVLVVALVFTAIFLISNTIKITIMARSTEISIQKLVGATNGFIRWPFFIEGLLLGILGSIVPIAVILGGYYYLYTNFNDRITFSFVEMLPFSPFAWQLSLMILAIGAVIGIWGSVMSVRKFLKV
- the ftsE gene encoding cell division ATP-binding protein FtsE, whose amino-acid sequence is MILMKDVYKTYDNGVTALNGINVDIEQGEFVYIVGPSGAGKSTFIKLIYREERPTSGSIIIADTDLGDIKERKVPFLRRNIGVVFQDFKLLPKMSVYENVAFALEVIEESPKSIRKQVMDVLEVVGLKNKVRSLPSELSGGEQQRVSIARAIVNHPQIVIADEPTGNLDPDTSWEIMKTFEEINARGTTIIMATHSKEIVNTIKKRVIAIEGGMIVRDEQRGEYGYEI